One Agelaius phoeniceus isolate bAgePho1 chromosome 8, bAgePho1.hap1, whole genome shotgun sequence genomic region harbors:
- the TMEM61 gene encoding transmembrane protein 61 isoform X2: MLQMSCEESRQAFGHSRAPKASQALSCLASLLSPANRCSPRMAAASFRYGLTITGAVLLVTGTLCFAWWSDGEVGSASGARLLPPRDAEAVPSSSSSSALLRSVSFFCCGIGGILLIFGLLWSVKANARVVSRRYQYHFPRDLQYFTAEPAEKWNCSSWDSSAIPTYEEALTCRPAHAAPAFVQPPGRKEELTPPLYRYLEEDEGWQGGRRRSSSDSALFRPSPSWLDPAQPQEPQATPPPSYENIMENIIVRGL; this comes from the exons ATGTTGCAGATGAGCTGTGAAGAAAGCAGACAGGCttttgggcacagcagggcaccaAAGGCATCCCAG GCTCTCTCATGCCTTGCctcactgctgtcccctgctAATCGCTGCTCCCCAAGGATGGCCGCCGCCTCGTTCCGCTACGGCCTGACCATCACGGGGGCCGTGCTGCTGGTCACGGGCACGCTCTGCTTCGCCTGGTGGAGCGACGGCGAGGTGGGCTCGGCCAGCGGGGCTCGGCTGCTGCCCCCCCGGGATGCCGAGGCCgtgcccagctcctcctcctccagcgcCCTGCTGCGCTCCGTCAGTTTCTTCTGCTGCGGCATCGGCGGCATCCTGCTCATCTTCGGCCTCCTGTGGTCCGTCAAGGCCAACGCCAGGGTGGTGTCCCGGCGCTACCAGTACCATTTCCCCCGGGACCTGCAGTACTTCACGGCGGAGCCCGCGGAGAAGTGGAACTGCAG CTCCTGGGACTCCAGCGCCATCCCCACCTATGAAGAAGCCCTGACCTGCAGACCAGCCCACGCTGCCCCGGCCTTTGTGCAGCCGCCggggaggaaggaggagctCACGCCGCCCCTGTACCGCTACCTGGAGGAGGACGagggctggcagggcggccGGCGGCGCAGCTCCTCGGACAGCGCCCTGTtccgccccagcccctcctggctggacccggcacagccccaggagccgCAGGCGACGCCTCCTCCCAGCTACGAGAACATCATGGAGAACATCATCGTGCGGGGGCTCTGA
- the TMEM61 gene encoding transmembrane protein 61 isoform X1, with the protein MSAPEFLEALPRHRCYFALNGEQALTGLQPRTEGRTALSCLASLLSPANRCSPRMAAASFRYGLTITGAVLLVTGTLCFAWWSDGEVGSASGARLLPPRDAEAVPSSSSSSALLRSVSFFCCGIGGILLIFGLLWSVKANARVVSRRYQYHFPRDLQYFTAEPAEKWNCSSWDSSAIPTYEEALTCRPAHAAPAFVQPPGRKEELTPPLYRYLEEDEGWQGGRRRSSSDSALFRPSPSWLDPAQPQEPQATPPPSYENIMENIIVRGL; encoded by the exons ATGAGCGCACCGGAGTTCTTGGAAGCTCTTCCAAGGCATCGCTGCTACTTTGCTTTGAATGGGGAGCAAGCCCTCACTG GTCTCCAGCCCCGCACGGAAGGACGGACT GCTCTCTCATGCCTTGCctcactgctgtcccctgctAATCGCTGCTCCCCAAGGATGGCCGCCGCCTCGTTCCGCTACGGCCTGACCATCACGGGGGCCGTGCTGCTGGTCACGGGCACGCTCTGCTTCGCCTGGTGGAGCGACGGCGAGGTGGGCTCGGCCAGCGGGGCTCGGCTGCTGCCCCCCCGGGATGCCGAGGCCgtgcccagctcctcctcctccagcgcCCTGCTGCGCTCCGTCAGTTTCTTCTGCTGCGGCATCGGCGGCATCCTGCTCATCTTCGGCCTCCTGTGGTCCGTCAAGGCCAACGCCAGGGTGGTGTCCCGGCGCTACCAGTACCATTTCCCCCGGGACCTGCAGTACTTCACGGCGGAGCCCGCGGAGAAGTGGAACTGCAG CTCCTGGGACTCCAGCGCCATCCCCACCTATGAAGAAGCCCTGACCTGCAGACCAGCCCACGCTGCCCCGGCCTTTGTGCAGCCGCCggggaggaaggaggagctCACGCCGCCCCTGTACCGCTACCTGGAGGAGGACGagggctggcagggcggccGGCGGCGCAGCTCCTCGGACAGCGCCCTGTtccgccccagcccctcctggctggacccggcacagccccaggagccgCAGGCGACGCCTCCTCCCAGCTACGAGAACATCATGGAGAACATCATCGTGCGGGGGCTCTGA
- the TMEM61 gene encoding transmembrane protein 61 isoform X3 yields the protein MGSKPSLALSCLASLLSPANRCSPRMAAASFRYGLTITGAVLLVTGTLCFAWWSDGEVGSASGARLLPPRDAEAVPSSSSSSALLRSVSFFCCGIGGILLIFGLLWSVKANARVVSRRYQYHFPRDLQYFTAEPAEKWNCSSWDSSAIPTYEEALTCRPAHAAPAFVQPPGRKEELTPPLYRYLEEDEGWQGGRRRSSSDSALFRPSPSWLDPAQPQEPQATPPPSYENIMENIIVRGL from the exons ATGGGGAGCAAGCCCTCACTG GCTCTCTCATGCCTTGCctcactgctgtcccctgctAATCGCTGCTCCCCAAGGATGGCCGCCGCCTCGTTCCGCTACGGCCTGACCATCACGGGGGCCGTGCTGCTGGTCACGGGCACGCTCTGCTTCGCCTGGTGGAGCGACGGCGAGGTGGGCTCGGCCAGCGGGGCTCGGCTGCTGCCCCCCCGGGATGCCGAGGCCgtgcccagctcctcctcctccagcgcCCTGCTGCGCTCCGTCAGTTTCTTCTGCTGCGGCATCGGCGGCATCCTGCTCATCTTCGGCCTCCTGTGGTCCGTCAAGGCCAACGCCAGGGTGGTGTCCCGGCGCTACCAGTACCATTTCCCCCGGGACCTGCAGTACTTCACGGCGGAGCCCGCGGAGAAGTGGAACTGCAG CTCCTGGGACTCCAGCGCCATCCCCACCTATGAAGAAGCCCTGACCTGCAGACCAGCCCACGCTGCCCCGGCCTTTGTGCAGCCGCCggggaggaaggaggagctCACGCCGCCCCTGTACCGCTACCTGGAGGAGGACGagggctggcagggcggccGGCGGCGCAGCTCCTCGGACAGCGCCCTGTtccgccccagcccctcctggctggacccggcacagccccaggagccgCAGGCGACGCCTCCTCCCAGCTACGAGAACATCATGGAGAACATCATCGTGCGGGGGCTCTGA
- the TMEM61 gene encoding transmembrane protein 61 isoform X4 — MAAASFRYGLTITGAVLLVTGTLCFAWWSDGEVGSASGARLLPPRDAEAVPSSSSSSALLRSVSFFCCGIGGILLIFGLLWSVKANARVVSRRYQYHFPRDLQYFTAEPAEKWNCSSWDSSAIPTYEEALTCRPAHAAPAFVQPPGRKEELTPPLYRYLEEDEGWQGGRRRSSSDSALFRPSPSWLDPAQPQEPQATPPPSYENIMENIIVRGL, encoded by the exons ATGGCCGCCGCCTCGTTCCGCTACGGCCTGACCATCACGGGGGCCGTGCTGCTGGTCACGGGCACGCTCTGCTTCGCCTGGTGGAGCGACGGCGAGGTGGGCTCGGCCAGCGGGGCTCGGCTGCTGCCCCCCCGGGATGCCGAGGCCgtgcccagctcctcctcctccagcgcCCTGCTGCGCTCCGTCAGTTTCTTCTGCTGCGGCATCGGCGGCATCCTGCTCATCTTCGGCCTCCTGTGGTCCGTCAAGGCCAACGCCAGGGTGGTGTCCCGGCGCTACCAGTACCATTTCCCCCGGGACCTGCAGTACTTCACGGCGGAGCCCGCGGAGAAGTGGAACTGCAG CTCCTGGGACTCCAGCGCCATCCCCACCTATGAAGAAGCCCTGACCTGCAGACCAGCCCACGCTGCCCCGGCCTTTGTGCAGCCGCCggggaggaaggaggagctCACGCCGCCCCTGTACCGCTACCTGGAGGAGGACGagggctggcagggcggccGGCGGCGCAGCTCCTCGGACAGCGCCCTGTtccgccccagcccctcctggctggacccggcacagccccaggagccgCAGGCGACGCCTCCTCCCAGCTACGAGAACATCATGGAGAACATCATCGTGCGGGGGCTCTGA
- the BSND gene encoding barttin gives MAEKSFRYGFIILGFFLVMLGMFIMSMEKPQYYITFCVLGVLLVAVGITWSMCQCYPKITFVPADLEAERFLDHKPTVLPHKDTGLVSPCPKPEASSTYEKSLPSYEQVQRQEVSSVCPAPARAQPPRPRSCSQPSLQARAEIHRELHGAAEPLQELPSRRETAAGSCPGDAPLASLLEEMDTPSLEGSVPGSPAPQSRSLPCSNHAGLPERGEQPRAPRKGPGREDDLYYGLQEEPDALLKESDGLSEPEN, from the exons ATGGCAGAGAAGAGCTTCCGCTACGGCTTCATCATCCTGGGCTTCTTCCTGGTGATGCTGGGCATGTTCATCATGAGCATGGAAAAGCCCCAGTACTACATCACCTTCTGTGTCCTGGGTGTGCTGCTGGTGGCCGTGGGCATCACATGGAGCATGTGCCAGTGCTACCCAAAG ATAACGTTTGTCCCTGCGGACCTCGAGGCCGAGCGGTTCCTGGACCACAAACCCACGGTGCTGCCACACAAGGACACAGG CTTGGTTTCCCCCTGCCCCAAGCCAGAGGCCAGCAGCACCTACGAGAAGAGCCTGCCATCCTACGAGCAGGTCCAGAGGCAGGAGGTGAGCTCggtgtgcccagccccagcccgggcacagcccccccggccccggaGCTGCTCGcagccatccctgcaggccAGGGCAGAGATCCACCGGGAGCTGCACGGCgctgcagagcccctgcaggagctgccgtCCCGCCGGGaaacagcagcaggcagctg CCCGGGGGACGCTCCGCTGGCATCCCTGCTGGAGGAGATGGACACGCCGTCGCTGGAGGGCTCCGTGCCCGGCAGCCCCGCGCCGCAGAGCCggagcctgccctgctccaacCATGCCGGCCTCCCGGAGCGGGGAgagcagccccgagccccccggAAGGGCCCCGGGAGGGAGGACGATCTCTACTACGGGCTCCAGGAGGAGCCGGATGCTCTGCTCAAGGAGAGCGATGGCCTGTCTGAGCCTGAGAACTGA
- the PCSK9 gene encoding proprotein convertase subtilisin/kexin type 9 isoform X1 yields the protein MSPRGLELALVLALAELGLALRAAEQGEAAVGAAPPGPAAFHRAAKASWRLPGRYVVMLRAGSEAELRGTARRLQARAARRGHLAELLHLFHLLPAFLVRMSSDVLDTALKLPHVKYIEEDAYVFAQSIPWNLGRILRPQPSSGSYSPPNKGDLAEIYLLDSSVQSSHREIEGRVTVTGFESIPEEDGTHFHRQAGQCDSHGTHVAAVLSGRDAGVARGANIRSLRVLNCQGKGTVSGTLMALESIGRALEARPRVVLLPLAGALSPALNAGCRRLARTGAVMVAAAGNYKDDACLYSPASEPEVITVGATDSQDRPASIGTLGTNFGRCVDLFAPGDDIVGASSDCSTCFTARSGTSQAAAHVAGIAAVLLSAEPRLSRAELRQRLLRFSTKGAVDTAWIPQEQRLQTPNSVAGLPARLAAEEQRLLCRSVWSVRSGLSRRSRAVARCASTEEMLSCSSFSGSGGRLGEHMEDKHGQRQCVAHSGGQGVYAIARCCTWPRAGCRIKAGSPGAEGAQCSPGEHVLTGCSFHSPSVVLGAGGRPEEGLGRGPSRCASRTGAVAHALCCPSASLECRLQERTALEHEDKVTVSCEDGWTLTGCSTLSQSSVGAHSEDNSCVATAGPGSSSAVAVAICCRSRQ from the exons ATGTCCCCGCGGGGGCTGGAGCTGGCGCTGGTGCTGGCGCTGGCGGAGCTGGGTCTGGCCCTGCGGGCGGCCGAGCAGGGGGAAGCCGCCGTCGGGGCCGCCCCTCCGGGACCCGCTGCTTTCCATCGCGCCGCCAAG GCGTCGTGGCGGCTGCCCGGGCGCTACGTGGTGATGCTGCGGGCGGGCAGCGAGGCCGAGCTGCGAGGCACGGCCCGGCGGCTGCAGGCCCGGGCGGCTCGGCGGGGACACCTGGCCGAGCTGCTGCACCTCTTCCACCTCCTGCCCGCGTTTCTGGTGAGGATGAGCAGCGACGTCCTGGACACG GCGCTGAAGCTGCCGCACGTGAAGTACATTGAGGAGGATGCCTACGTCTTTGCCCAGAGCATTCCCTGGAACCTGGGCAGGATCCTGcggccacagcccagctcggGCTCCTACAGCCCTCCCA aTAAAGGTGACCTGGCCGAGATTTACCTGCTGGACAGCAGcgtgcagagcagccacagggagATCGAGGGCAGGGTGACTGTGACTGGCTTCGAGAGCATCCCCGAGGAGGATGGCACCCACTTCCACAGGCAG GCCGGACAGTGTGACAGCCACGGGACCCACGTGGCCGCGGTGCTGAGCGGGCGCGACGCCGGCGTGGCCAGGGGCGCCAACATCCGCAGCCTCCGGGTGCTGAACTGCCAGGGGAAGGGCACCGTCAGCGGCACCCTCATGG CGCTGGAGTCCATCGGGAGGGCGCTGGAGGCTCGGCCGCGGGTggtgctgctgccgctggccggAGCGCTGAGCCCCGCGCTGAACGCGGGCTGCCGGCGGCTGGCACGGACCGGAGCGGTCAtggtggcggctgccggcaaCTACAAGGACGATGCCTGCCTCTATTCGCCTGCATCCGAGCCGGAG gTCATCACGGTGGGTGCCACCGACAGCCAGGACCGGCCTGCCTCCATCGGCACCCTGGGCACCAACTTTGGCCGCTGCGTGGACCTGTTTGCCCCTGGGGACGACATCGTCGGCGCCTCCAGCGACTGCAGCACGTGTTTCACGGCGCGGAGCGGCACCTCGCAGGCGGCCGCGCATGTGGCAG GCATCGCGGCCGTGCTGCTCAGCGCCGAGCCCCGGCTGAGCCGGGCCGAGCTCCGCCAGCGCCTCCTGCGCTTCTCCACCAAGGGCGCCGTGGACACGGCCTGGATCCCGCAGGAGCAGCGCCTGCAGACGCCCAACAGCGTGGCGGGGCTGCCCGCACGGCTGGCGGCTG AGGAGCAGCGGCTGCTCTGCCGCTCCGTGTGGTCGGTGCgctcggggctctcccggcGCTCCAGGGCCGTGGCTCGCTGTGCCAGCACCGAGGAGATGCTCAGCTGCTCAAGCTTCTCCGGCAGCGGCGGCCGGCTGGGGGAGCACATGGag GACAAGCACGGGCAGAGGCAGTGCGTGGCCCACAGCGGGGGCCAGGGCGTTTATGCCATCGCCAGGTGCTGCACATGGCCCAGGGCCGGGTGCCGGATCAAGGCCGGATCCCCGGGGGCCGAGGGGgcccagtgctccccaggaGAACACGTGCTGACCG GGTGCAGTTTCCACTCCCCATCCGtggtgctgggtgctggtggcaggcccgaggaggggctggggagggggcccAGCCGCTgtgccagcaggacaggggcAGTGGCAcacgccctgtgctgccccagtgccagcctcGAGTGCCGGCTGCAGGAGCGCACGGCCCTGGAACACGAGGACAAG GTGACAGTGTCCTGTGAGGATGGCTGGACACTGACAGGCTGTAGCACCCTGTCCCAGAGCTCCGTGGGAGCCCACAGTGAGGACAATTCCTGCGTGGCCACCgctggccctggcagcagctcggCCGTGGCCGTGGCCATCTGCTGCCGGAGCCGGCAGTAG
- the PCSK9 gene encoding proprotein convertase subtilisin/kexin type 9 isoform X2, with translation MLRAGSEAELRGTARRLQARAARRGHLAELLHLFHLLPAFLVRMSSDVLDTALKLPHVKYIEEDAYVFAQSIPWNLGRILRPQPSSGSYSPPNKGDLAEIYLLDSSVQSSHREIEGRVTVTGFESIPEEDGTHFHRQAGQCDSHGTHVAAVLSGRDAGVARGANIRSLRVLNCQGKGTVSGTLMALESIGRALEARPRVVLLPLAGALSPALNAGCRRLARTGAVMVAAAGNYKDDACLYSPASEPEVITVGATDSQDRPASIGTLGTNFGRCVDLFAPGDDIVGASSDCSTCFTARSGTSQAAAHVAGIAAVLLSAEPRLSRAELRQRLLRFSTKGAVDTAWIPQEQRLQTPNSVAGLPARLAAEEQRLLCRSVWSVRSGLSRRSRAVARCASTEEMLSCSSFSGSGGRLGEHMEDKHGQRQCVAHSGGQGVYAIARCCTWPRAGCRIKAGSPGAEGAQCSPGEHVLTGCSFHSPSVVLGAGGRPEEGLGRGPSRCASRTGAVAHALCCPSASLECRLQERTALEHEDKVTVSCEDGWTLTGCSTLSQSSVGAHSEDNSCVATAGPGSSSAVAVAICCRSRQ, from the exons ATGCTGCGGGCGGGCAGCGAGGCCGAGCTGCGAGGCACGGCCCGGCGGCTGCAGGCCCGGGCGGCTCGGCGGGGACACCTGGCCGAGCTGCTGCACCTCTTCCACCTCCTGCCCGCGTTTCTGGTGAGGATGAGCAGCGACGTCCTGGACACG GCGCTGAAGCTGCCGCACGTGAAGTACATTGAGGAGGATGCCTACGTCTTTGCCCAGAGCATTCCCTGGAACCTGGGCAGGATCCTGcggccacagcccagctcggGCTCCTACAGCCCTCCCA aTAAAGGTGACCTGGCCGAGATTTACCTGCTGGACAGCAGcgtgcagagcagccacagggagATCGAGGGCAGGGTGACTGTGACTGGCTTCGAGAGCATCCCCGAGGAGGATGGCACCCACTTCCACAGGCAG GCCGGACAGTGTGACAGCCACGGGACCCACGTGGCCGCGGTGCTGAGCGGGCGCGACGCCGGCGTGGCCAGGGGCGCCAACATCCGCAGCCTCCGGGTGCTGAACTGCCAGGGGAAGGGCACCGTCAGCGGCACCCTCATGG CGCTGGAGTCCATCGGGAGGGCGCTGGAGGCTCGGCCGCGGGTggtgctgctgccgctggccggAGCGCTGAGCCCCGCGCTGAACGCGGGCTGCCGGCGGCTGGCACGGACCGGAGCGGTCAtggtggcggctgccggcaaCTACAAGGACGATGCCTGCCTCTATTCGCCTGCATCCGAGCCGGAG gTCATCACGGTGGGTGCCACCGACAGCCAGGACCGGCCTGCCTCCATCGGCACCCTGGGCACCAACTTTGGCCGCTGCGTGGACCTGTTTGCCCCTGGGGACGACATCGTCGGCGCCTCCAGCGACTGCAGCACGTGTTTCACGGCGCGGAGCGGCACCTCGCAGGCGGCCGCGCATGTGGCAG GCATCGCGGCCGTGCTGCTCAGCGCCGAGCCCCGGCTGAGCCGGGCCGAGCTCCGCCAGCGCCTCCTGCGCTTCTCCACCAAGGGCGCCGTGGACACGGCCTGGATCCCGCAGGAGCAGCGCCTGCAGACGCCCAACAGCGTGGCGGGGCTGCCCGCACGGCTGGCGGCTG AGGAGCAGCGGCTGCTCTGCCGCTCCGTGTGGTCGGTGCgctcggggctctcccggcGCTCCAGGGCCGTGGCTCGCTGTGCCAGCACCGAGGAGATGCTCAGCTGCTCAAGCTTCTCCGGCAGCGGCGGCCGGCTGGGGGAGCACATGGag GACAAGCACGGGCAGAGGCAGTGCGTGGCCCACAGCGGGGGCCAGGGCGTTTATGCCATCGCCAGGTGCTGCACATGGCCCAGGGCCGGGTGCCGGATCAAGGCCGGATCCCCGGGGGCCGAGGGGgcccagtgctccccaggaGAACACGTGCTGACCG GGTGCAGTTTCCACTCCCCATCCGtggtgctgggtgctggtggcaggcccgaggaggggctggggagggggcccAGCCGCTgtgccagcaggacaggggcAGTGGCAcacgccctgtgctgccccagtgccagcctcGAGTGCCGGCTGCAGGAGCGCACGGCCCTGGAACACGAGGACAAG GTGACAGTGTCCTGTGAGGATGGCTGGACACTGACAGGCTGTAGCACCCTGTCCCAGAGCTCCGTGGGAGCCCACAGTGAGGACAATTCCTGCGTGGCCACCgctggccctggcagcagctcggCCGTGGCCGTGGCCATCTGCTGCCGGAGCCGGCAGTAG